The Loxodonta africana isolate mLoxAfr1 chromosome 18, mLoxAfr1.hap2, whole genome shotgun sequence genome includes the window GCCAGGTTGTGtccagggctgggcactggggGATACAGAGGGGCAGCGGGGAGGCTGGCTGGAGCCACCTTGACTGGTCAGCAGAATATAGGCCAGGGTGAAGATGGTAATGAGGGACAGTGCCAGGAATACAAGGACTACCTTGAGATTCATTGTGGATGCTGAGAGCTAAAAGCAGCGTCCTACTAGATGCTCCTTCCAGTCACTGACATTCAGTCAGGGTATATATTCACTAGGATGGACAGGAATGGAGAAGACTCCACCCCATGGGTTGGACAGGAAATTTCTGACCTGGATTTGTATAATTCTGTTCCAATTTTCTGTCCTGTGGTTTGGCTAAAGGAGCTACTCCCACGTGTATAAACTTCTTCTGTGCCCTGAACTCCTAACAGTACCCAGTCAGTACCAACTACTGATTTCCATCCATTTAGACCAGATTAAAGGGTTTTAGATTAACACTAAACATCTCCTACCCAGAACAGGCCTAAGAAGAATGCAAAATCTCAGACACCCATGAAGTCCTGCGTGCCATGTGCAGGCACCGTTAATTGTTTACTTTCCTGCCCAGTATTTCTAGGACCCACTGCCCAGTTCACCGATAAGCACTGAATTCTGCCTGCTACCTAATGCCAATCCCTTGATCTGAAGTTTCAGCCTCTTTCTATCTTGTTAGTGAGAAAGGAGGAATAAATGGTTGAGGGCCTGGGTTAAGACACTAGTCCCAGCTCTCTAAGCTCAATGATCCTGGGGAAGTTACCTAACCTGAGTGTTCAGTGTCCTCACCTACagaaaaggaataataaaaaCCACTTGACAGAATCATGAAGATTAAATGTGACTATGCACATAAAGCGCTTAACAGAGTTTTACACACTGTAGGTATTCAAAAATATTAGCTACTGGTACTGTTCTCTGAAATGAAATAGAGATCTTCCTCTGCTGTTCATGACCGTAAAACTTTTTGCTGTGACAATGAGGTTCTCATTGGAAACCAGGCTATTTGCAAGGTGAAGCTGGGAAAACTTTATTTCGGGGGGAGCTAGGGCCCTAGGCAGCCCTTAAACGAACTTGAAAATTGGAACCAGGAGCCCCTGGTATCTTCTCAGGGAACTGAGGAGATTATTCATTGACAGAACTGGTATATAGTAAAGCAAGACTGGGTCCTAGGAAGCACCTTGAACCACGTCACTTTCCACATATGGAACTACAGCAGCCTCTACTGGCAGCTCATGGTTATCACTGGGGAATAAAGGAACTGGGACTTTCTGAGGGCGGGAACAGAAGGCAGCTTAGGCTTGGAAAGAACTAACTTTCACATAATTTAATTCAGACTGAACACAAAGGAAGGGCCCACCCTTGCCTCTTAGTAGCCAAAAGCCTCAGTATTTCCATTATTCCAGAGAAAAGAGGCAGCTGAACTGGCACACTCAAAAAAGGTGGTTGGGGGTGTATGTGGAGGTGGGTGTCTGAGTGTGCACGCACGGGAGTATAGGTATGTCCCTAGCCACCAGCAACGCACCAAGGTCTGTGACTTTAGAAAGAAGTCAAAGTACCTGCAATTTAATAATTTCTTGACATGGTAAAAGAATTTTACATTACGATCCAAgagcaggagggagaggaggaagggcAGGGAAAACAATCCAACAAACAAAAAGGGAACTGAGAAACACATGGTGGGAAGAGGGAGGGGCTTTAGGCTAGACGGGATCTTGAGGGTGGGTAGGGGCACTGCCCAACTAAAATGCAATGGTTTGTTACTGAGTACTATTCACGGGAAGACAACATCCTGATACCTTCTCCACGACATATCGCGAGTAAAAATGATGCATCACGGGTAGAAATACAATTGGGGTTTGGAAGACAGAGACGAGGAAGAATAGAAGTAGGCAGGAGACACTGAAAAAGAGTCATGGGCAGGCTGACTGTGATACCAACTCTCCAACAGTGGAAAAATAGTAAAGCTGGGGGCTGATGTGGGTGATGCAAAAGCTGTAACAATAAATGCTATCTCTGGGGGATTTCCAGAGATAGGAGGCAACTCTTCTATAGTTTGACTTACCGAGCACACgttcacatacacacaaatgtgCACATGTACGTGTgtccatgtacacacacacatacacacacacgactGCTTTCCCTGGAAGCACAATACTATAAATAAGAGAAATACTTCCCAAAGAGAACGTCCaggaggagcagcagcagcattgGGACCTCACAGTTGCAGACACCTCCCCTGCACCTCAATTTACAACTGGCCTGGGAAGAGGCACCGGAGAGTCAGAGGCCAGCCTTTGCAATAACACCAAGAAGGACCTGAGTCACAGAGGAAGGGTGCCTTCCCCAATCCCTCTGCTTCTCATCTCTCACCTCTCCTCCAACTCACCCTGGGCACCAAGAGGCTACAGTATCAGGAGAGAAGATGGGTCCGGGACTTTTGTCTGGGTGGATGATGGCCTCAAAAACTATCACCTCCTTCTGCAAGGTTTACGTGTGACAGGGTTGGGGGGGTGTTAGATAATTGTGTAGGAAGGCATGTACGTGCAcatctgtgtgtgtatacatgcacaAATATGTGTATGTGGAAACCTCATTATAAAAACATCTGAAGAAGCTAAGGGCATGGCTGAAAGTCTAAAGTGTTTCTTGTGATCAGGCTCAAGATGGGAGGTATGCAAATGGGAAACCCTAAGTTATCACCTGAGGCCAGGGGGATCCAATGTCCCACAGAAGCAAGAGACGTCTGTGTCAGGAAAAGATGGGTCAGTCCCCCCAACCCAGTTCCTAAAAAACACCTAGCACTCTCCTTCCAGTTCTCACGGCTTCTAACCAACGAAAcatcagaaagaagaaaacacaaaGCCCAAGACACAGGAGGGAgtaaagagggagagagaaagcacAAGTAGCTTGTGCTAACAATCTGCACACACAAACCTGGAGTTCTCCAGAAATTAGGACAGGTCGGGTGTGGGTATTGGAGAAGAAAATAATAGAGTTCCTGAGGCCTGAAAAAAGAGGTAAACACGTCACAGAACTAGATGAGAGTTTCATTAGACTCTAACTAAAAACAGAGCGGTGTGATTATGATTTCCAGCCAGTTTCCCATCACGATAGTCATGTAACAAACCAAGGCAATGTCGGTCTTGAGCCAGACTCACAGAGtcccctggccctggccctggccctggcctcAGTATAGTGTCTCTGCATTGCTGCTCCGGGGCCGTTTGATCTTCTCGATATTTTTCAGTATCATGTCATGTAGAGTGACCTGGGAGAAGCGGGATCAGGGAATCAGACATCTGTTCCACCCTCACCTCACAAAGAAAGAGACAACCCTCAACAAATAACCAAGCAATCATTCTCAAATCCCCCACAGGCATAATCCCACTGCCATTCACTTGAAACTGCATTCAGGGTAGCTGCCCCACTTTTCCTAGAGTCCAAAAACTGGTTCTAGGACCGTCAACTCCTTTCCAAGGCTCCAAGTGTTCATTaacaactaacatttactgagcatttaacAGGCACCAAGAATCATGTTAGGTCCTTTAATATATCATctcacttattttttaaaaccatctCTGTGAGGTAGATACAGTCAATcctattttagagatgaagaaaatgaagtctGAGAtgttaaatgacttgctcaaggtcacacatatTATGGGCCGGCTGTCTGACTGTAACACTCgcctcttaatcactacactatACCCTCCCTTCCCCACCGACACCCAGACATAAAGAAAAGAGATACCCAGCTACACACCCTCAATGATTTCATGGTTCTCAACACTCAGTTAATGAGCAGAATCTGTTCTACTCATTTTTACCTCCCTCCCAGGTCAACCTCCAGAGAATGGCAAGAAAATTATCCACAGAACTAAGAGAAACCAGGACAACTGTGGGCAGAGACCTAGGTTACTCACATATTGATTCCTTAGCTCTGATATGATGAGCCGAAGACTGATATACTCTTTCTCATCAATCTCTGTCACGGTGCGGCGATAGTCCTCCTGAAAGCAGAGGCACAGGAAAGGGCTATTTCCCAAGGCCTGACTGGTCACAAGCAGCTCTTTCCCAGCCAGTCCTTCCTCTCCTATCACTTCCACCCTCAGGCCACAAAACCCTTACTTACCACATGGGGATATTTAGCTATTTTAGAAACCAATTTGGCTCTTGTAATATAATAtctggaaagagagagaagaggaagctGCAGGAGACCCTGGTCCAGTACCCACCACCTCACAGCCCCCAGTTCCTGGACCAAGTCCAAGCAGACCTACCTAGAAATCTGGTCCAGATAAGAGGCAGCTTCACTCTCAACAGTCCTTAGTTCTGCAACTGTCTCTTCCtgaaaaaacataaacaaaaaacaagtgaGTTGAAAGCCACTCCCATGTTACCCTGCAGCAGCCACAGATAAAGCAGGGAGATGGGAGCATCTTCCAAACCTTTCCTTCCAGTTTACAACCAAACAAAAGCATGTTACCTGAATGGATACCCCAAAGTTGTTCCCATCTTCTATCCTGGGAATCAGGAGCTGTACCCACATTTTGACCTGGAAGGTAGGAGAACCAAAGCACATATATGAGAACCTTTGCCTTTTCTGCTGAATGCCTGAAGTCTACGATTTGGGCTGCTGGGGCCAGATGCCAGGAACGCAAGAGCCAAGACACCTAGCCTGCCAACCCCCAAGACCATCTCCATGTCTCCAGCCCCCTAGCCATCGTTTTTCACCATTCAAGCGGGGCTATTTCGCTCCACAGGTCACTGGCCTCTGCCTCACCGTGTTGCATTTCTCGATCAGTAGTCGGATCTCAGGTTTCACTTTCTCAATAATGTCCACCAGCTGCTGGTTACTTTTCAGCATCCCATTGGGCATCACAAATACCTTGGTTCCTGGCAGGGACACGAAGGTCAAATGactggggagaggaggaggacaTAGCATCCTccacttttctctctccttccccataCCCACGAGATGCTGTGACCTCTGCCTTTTGTCACAACCCTATCTACAAACCATGGCACCACTATCAGAATCAGAAAGAGAATGTACGTATTAACCAATGAATACTTAAAGCCTGCCAAAAGCCTTAAGGACAAGTAAATTAAA containing:
- the PSME3 gene encoding proteasome activator complex subunit 3 isoform X1; amino-acid sequence: MASLLKVDQEVKLKVDSFRERITSEAEDLVANFFPKKLLELDSFLKEPILNIHDLTQIHSDMNLPVPDPILLTNSHDGLDGPTYKKRRLDECEEAFQGTKVFVMPNGMLKSNQQLVDIIEKVKPEIRLLIEKCNTVKMWVQLLIPRIEDGNNFGVSIQEETVAELRTVESEAASYLDQISRYYITRAKLVSKIAKYPHVEDYRRTVTEIDEKEYISLRLIISELRNQYVTLHDMILKNIEKIKRPRSSNAETLY
- the PSME3 gene encoding proteasome activator complex subunit 3 isoform X4; amino-acid sequence: MEKWILKKIKYLQSGGLSASHYNYKVDSFRERITSEAEDLVANFFPKKLLELDSFLKEPILNIHDLTQIHSDMNLPVPDPILLTNSHDGLDGPTYKKRRLDECEEAFQGTKVFVMPNGMLKSNQQLVDIIEKVKPEIRLLIEKCNTVKMWVQLLIPRIEDGNNFGVSIQEETVAELRTVESEAASYLDQISRYYITRAKLVSKIAKYPHVEDYRRTVTEIDEKEYISLRLIISELRNQYVTLHDMILKNIEKIKRPRSSNAETLY
- the PSME3 gene encoding proteasome activator complex subunit 3 isoform X2, whose amino-acid sequence is MASLLKVDQEVKLKVDSFRERITSEEPILNIHDLTQIHSDMNLPVPDPILLTNSHDGLDGPTYKKRRLDECEEAFQGTKVFVMPNGMLKSNQQLVDIIEKVKPEIRLLIEKCNTVKMWVQLLIPRIEDGNNFGVSIQEETVAELRTVESEAASYLDQISRYYITRAKLVSKIAKYPHVEDYRRTVTEIDEKEYISLRLIISELRNQYVTLHDMILKNIEKIKRPRSSNAETLY
- the PSME3 gene encoding proteasome activator complex subunit 3 isoform X3, encoding MASLLKVDQEVKLKEPILNIHDLTQIHSDMNLPVPDPILLTNSHDGLDGPTYKKRRLDECEEAFQGTKVFVMPNGMLKSNQQLVDIIEKVKPEIRLLIEKCNTVKMWVQLLIPRIEDGNNFGVSIQEETVAELRTVESEAASYLDQISRYYITRAKLVSKIAKYPHVEDYRRTVTEIDEKEYISLRLIISELRNQYVTLHDMILKNIEKIKRPRSSNAETLY